ATCGTTGGCCCTGTGATGTTGGTGTCGTTCATCTTCGGCATGATCGATGCGCTCAAGGGGGCGGGTCTGGCGGACTGGATGCCAGCTCAGCTGTCCCACCTGCCGCTGAGCGAGCAAGGTCTGGCGTGGCTGGTGCCGTCGGTGATGACCTTGGTGGTTGCGGTGGTTTGCGATCGTCTGCTGGGCAAGCGCGAAGAAGTGCTGGCTTAAGTTGCTTCATGGCCCGCCACAAGCGGGTCTTGAGTCGCTATAGAAATGCCCCGTATCAATCGATACGGGGCATTTTTTTATCACCATTTACTTCTCTCTGGTGGCTAGAAACCGCGCTACAGTCGCCCTGTCAAAAAAATACCGGCAATCACCCGAAGCAATGATTTTTTGATCGGGTTGCACAACCACCGACTTCCAGAACTCGTAATCTTTTCCAAAGCGGGTATTCAGAAAGCCTTCGTCGCCGAACGTGATGTCGAGTTTTCCCGTAGCCTCATAACGGGCGATCAGCGTACTCTCCCTGCTTCTCGCGCCTGACAGGCCAACGACGACAATTCCATGTGCAGGGTCTCCGCCAATGTCAGACCATGCGTTGGCTGCGCTTGATGGCAACTCGGACACCACCGCTTTGCCACCGTTGAAAACAAGATTCGGCCAACCATTTCCATTAAACGCTGCAAGCACTCCCCGGCGGCCGTTGCCCCAAACATCGTTCGGGGTTCGGTCCAACGAGCCAGTCACGAACGTACTGCCATCTTCGCGCAGTAACAGGCCTGAAAATACTGTATCGGCTTCGTCGATGCGGATTCTCGTGATGCCGCTCGTCCCAAAGGAATTGTCTGGAGTTCCATCAGCTTTGAAGCGGGCGACGATACCTTCGTTCTGAGGGCTAAAGCCTACGGAGCTGGATCCGACGACAGTAATGGCGCCATCAGCGGACGCGCCGACTGCATGGATGACGAAATCGACATTGATGCTGCCGCTTCCGTTAAATGACAGATCAAGTTTGCCGTCTGGGTCGTATCGAAAGATGCTCATCCAACCCGCCATTATGATCTCGCCATTTGGACCGATTGCAGTGTTGGAGGTTGGTTGAGTCATTGAACGATGGGGTCTGGTTGAAACGGCCAGGTTACTCAAGTGGGTTGGGTAGGGATTCAGTACCAGACCTCCATCGCCAAACGTGTAATCAGGTTTGCCGTTTTCGAGAAAGCGCGCGAAAGCAAGATACTCAATATCGTCGCGGTGTGTACCAATGACCAGGATCTTCCCATCTTTGTAAAGTTGGGCGCCGTGTAGAGAGGCCCGAGATCCAACCTTAAACCCGCCCTTGAGTATTCCGTCATCCGCAAAATCAGGATCCCGGCTGCCATCTTCCAGCAGTTGTAC
This region of Pseudomonas mandelii genomic DNA includes:
- a CDS encoding NHL repeat-containing protein — protein: MNFINRHLENSYAQPKKKSAAAPDEQWLDPSFGQAGVAYQFSAGSDPLQIVSRRPDEKLLLAGGVYWEGHQDFQLVQLLEDGSRDPDFADDGILKGGFKVGSRASLHGAQLYKDGKILVIGTHRDDIEYLAFARFLENGKPDYTFGDGGLVLNPYPTHLSNLAVSTRPHRSMTQPTSNTAIGPNGEIIMAGWMSIFRYDPDGKLDLSFNGSGSINVDFVIHAVGASADGAITVVGSSSVGFSPQNEGIVARFKADGTPDNSFGTSGITRIRIDEADTVFSGLLLREDGSTFVTGSLDRTPNDVWGNGRRGVLAAFNGNGWPNLVFNGGKAVVSELPSSAANAWSDIGGDPAHGIVVVGLSGARSRESTLIARYEATGKLDITFGDEGFLNTRFGKDYEFWKSVVVQPDQKIIASGDCRYFFDRATVARFLATREK